CGAGACGGCAAGATAAGGCACGCTGGCGAGCGTCGGCTGTGGTGAGAAGGGTAACAAAATCAGTGCGATCAGCGCAGCGGAACCGCTAACGGCAATCGCCGAATAGAGTTTGTCGCTGCCGGATTTCACGATGGCATTCCAGCTGGCATGAAGCAGAGCGGCAAACAGCAAAATGCAGAAAACGGAGAGTGTCATGGTGGCCCGGGCGAGTGAGTTGTCAACAAAATGTAACATGCCGACCGCAGCGGATACCATATTAGCGGTGTTAAAGAGGGGCGGTTGCCCGCCCCTCTTTGGTGCGGCTTGAACCTGAATTAACGCAGGAATTTCAGGACAGCTTCAAGCAGTTGCAACAAAGCAACAATGAGTTTCAGGATCAGAATAAACAGTTCCATTCCGCTCATACGCGTCTCCTCTGGTTCAGGAGCACCGGCTGGCTTACCTTTCCGCTGCCTGTTGTCAGCCGTGTTGTTGGCGTAACGCAGTGTGCTCACTTAGGGGTTAAGGCGCTGACGGCACCACCCGTTTCAGCCAGGACTTCTTTGCGCCGTAGAGTTGCGGCCCCTGCACACCGATTAGCAAGGTCAGTATATATTAACACTGTTTATATATACAGTATTTAT
The Kosakonia oryzae genome window above contains:
- the tisB gene encoding type I toxin-antitoxin system toxin TisB; protein product: MSGMELFILILKLIVALLQLLEAVLKFLR